A genomic window from Indioceanicola profundi includes:
- a CDS encoding DMT family transporter — MPARPPSGLCPEREVGRVEPQDRRDRFAAALTLAAAILLWGANWPVMKIGLEHVSPIWMSALRFATGAGCLFLVQAVQGTLRLPRAEDWPLVASVGGLQMTLFTALVVIALTQLPAGRSAILSYTTPLWVAPASILLFREQVSAARIGGVLLAIIGVAVLVNPLTIDWSREEVIQAHAMLLGASFCWAVCILHLRHARGLSSAYALAPWQMLFATALLLVAAVVMEGPFTGDGSAGFWATLLFIGPVATAFCFCAVNAASTRLPATAISTVMLGVPVTGIAISVTMLGEPLTPGLIVSSLAIAAGVALVAIPARRSSAGREVQS; from the coding sequence CTGCCCGCACGCCCGCCCTCAGGCCTGTGCCCGGAGCGGGAGGTAGGACGGGTAGAGCCGCAAGATCGTCGGGATCGGTTCGCTGCGGCCCTGACGCTCGCGGCGGCCATCCTGCTCTGGGGCGCCAACTGGCCGGTCATGAAGATCGGGCTGGAGCATGTCTCCCCGATCTGGATGTCCGCCCTTCGCTTCGCCACTGGCGCGGGCTGTCTGTTCCTGGTGCAGGCGGTCCAGGGGACGCTGCGCCTGCCGCGTGCGGAGGACTGGCCGCTTGTCGCCTCCGTCGGCGGATTGCAGATGACGCTGTTCACGGCGCTGGTGGTGATCGCCCTGACCCAGCTGCCGGCCGGACGCTCCGCCATTCTGAGCTACACGACGCCCCTGTGGGTCGCACCGGCCTCCATCCTCCTGTTCCGTGAACAGGTATCGGCGGCGCGGATCGGCGGCGTGCTCCTGGCCATTATCGGGGTGGCGGTCCTGGTCAATCCGCTGACCATCGACTGGAGCCGGGAAGAGGTTATCCAGGCCCATGCGATGCTGCTGGGCGCGTCTTTCTGCTGGGCCGTCTGCATCCTGCATCTGCGCCATGCCAGGGGCTTGTCGTCCGCCTATGCGCTGGCGCCCTGGCAGATGCTGTTCGCGACCGCCTTGCTGCTGGTCGCCGCGGTCGTGATGGAGGGACCGTTCACGGGCGACGGCAGCGCCGGCTTCTGGGCCACGCTCCTCTTCATCGGGCCGGTCGCCACCGCCTTCTGCTTCTGCGCCGTGAACGCGGCCAGCACCCGGCTGCCGGCGACGGCCATATCGACCGTGATGCTTGGCGTGCCGGTCACCGGGATCGCCATCTCCGTCACCATGCTCGGCGAACCGCTTACCCCGGGCCTCATCGTCAGCTCCCTCGCCATCGCGGCCGGCGTGGCCCTGGTCGCCATCCCGGCCCGGCGCAGCTCAGCCGGCAGAGAAGTGCAATCGTGA